A portion of the Methanomassiliicoccus sp. genome contains these proteins:
- the metK gene encoding methionine adenosyltransferase, with protein MVTHLFTSESVTEGHPDKLCDRISDSILDAYLAQDPNAHIAIETMATTGMVVVAGEVKTDPCLNVHVDADKVIRKAVRDIGYDHPDYGFDADHICVLSSLHDQSADIDMGVCRKKKGKKLATGAGDQGLMFGFATDETAELMPLPILMAQKLAQQLAKLRKDGTLPWLRPDGKTQVTVEYVDGKPKRIDTVVVSTQHAPVIEGESDDEAIHAIIEKAMKDKVIKPVCGKWLDSKTKYFINPTGRFVIGGPCGDSGVTGRKIIVDTYGGMGRHGGGAFSGKDPTKVDRSAAYMCRYIAKNIVAAGLAKTAEVQVAYAIGVVNPVSVMVDTKGTSIVSEDEIAKAVVKVFDLSPDGIMETLNLRRPIYAKTSAYGHFGRNEPEFTWEKVDKVDALLKAAGVKAAAKGKARAKASNGALSPA; from the coding sequence ATGGTAACCCACCTGTTCACATCGGAATCGGTGACCGAGGGTCACCCTGACAAGTTATGCGATCGCATTTCCGATTCCATTCTAGACGCCTACCTGGCCCAGGACCCAAACGCCCATATCGCCATCGAGACCATGGCGACCACTGGCATGGTAGTGGTTGCGGGAGAGGTGAAGACCGATCCGTGCCTAAACGTGCACGTGGATGCTGACAAGGTAATCCGCAAGGCGGTCCGGGATATCGGCTACGATCATCCCGACTATGGATTCGACGCTGACCATATCTGCGTCCTCTCATCCCTACATGACCAGTCTGCGGACATTGACATGGGTGTATGCCGCAAGAAGAAAGGCAAGAAATTGGCCACCGGGGCGGGGGACCAGGGCCTCATGTTCGGCTTCGCCACCGATGAGACGGCGGAGCTTATGCCCCTACCCATCCTTATGGCCCAGAAGTTGGCCCAGCAGCTTGCCAAGCTCAGGAAGGACGGGACCCTGCCCTGGCTGCGCCCGGACGGGAAGACCCAGGTCACCGTGGAGTATGTCGATGGTAAGCCCAAGCGGATCGATACCGTGGTGGTCTCGACCCAGCACGCTCCGGTCATCGAGGGAGAGAGCGACGATGAGGCGATCCACGCCATAATCGAGAAGGCCATGAAGGACAAGGTGATCAAGCCAGTATGCGGAAAGTGGCTGGATTCCAAGACCAAATACTTCATCAACCCCACCGGCAGGTTCGTCATCGGCGGCCCCTGCGGGGACTCCGGCGTCACTGGTCGCAAGATCATCGTGGATACCTACGGGGGCATGGGTCGCCACGGGGGCGGGGCGTTCTCGGGGAAGGATCCCACCAAAGTGGACCGCTCGGCCGCCTATATGTGCCGGTACATCGCCAAGAACATCGTTGCTGCCGGACTGGCCAAGACCGCCGAGGTTCAGGTAGCCTACGCCATAGGCGTCGTTAATCCCGTTTCGGTGATGGTCGACACCAAGGGCACCTCGATCGTTTCCGAGGATGAGATCGCCAAGGCCGTGGTCAAGGTCTTCGACCTCTCCCCCGATGGTATAATGGAAACCCTCAATCTCCGCCGCCCGATCTATGCCAAGACCTCCGCCTACGGGCACTTCGGACGCAACGAACCGGAGTTCACATGGGAAAAGGTCGATAAGGTCGACGCGCTCCTGAAGGCGGCCGGGGTGAAGGCTGCGGCCAAGGGCAAGGCTCGGGCCAAGGCCAGCAACGGGGCCCTGTCCCCGGCGTAA
- a CDS encoding FprA family A-type flavoprotein: MKGSDMDAIRVTDGIYWVGAIDWNIRSFHGYTTPRGSTYNAYLITGDKNILIDTVKRPFFEEMLSRIRSVIDPSKIDIIVSNHTEMDHSSSLPLIQEVCGATVLASRFGVEGLRLHYPDLRTEMVGDGQEIKAGGKTLKFIDTPMLHWPDSMFTYVEEDKVLFSMDAFGQHFATSKRFNDEVDQGALFQEAAKYYANIILPFNAQVRQTIKKAQDIDIKILATAHGVIWRTGLDKILSLYTEWSSAHTGEKAVVVYDTMWNSTRIMADEIAEGIASEGVSVEVLKLTSTDRSEVMMKVLEARAVVVGTPTLNNTMYPSVADMVYYMKGLRPTGRLGAVFGSYGWAGGATKQVHDLMKGGGLEMPFEDLQVRYIPHDEERRKCREYGRQIAMKIMDMSAGKDRTANEA, translated from the coding sequence ATGAAGGGTTCGGACATGGACGCGATCAGGGTTACGGATGGCATATACTGGGTAGGAGCGATAGACTGGAACATCCGCAGCTTTCACGGTTACACCACCCCCAGGGGATCGACCTATAACGCTTACCTTATCACCGGGGACAAGAACATCCTGATCGATACAGTCAAGCGGCCGTTCTTCGAGGAGATGCTCAGCCGGATCAGGAGCGTGATCGATCCATCGAAGATCGATATCATCGTTTCCAACCATACCGAAATGGATCACTCCAGCAGTCTACCTTTAATACAAGAGGTATGCGGCGCGACGGTCCTGGCATCTCGTTTCGGGGTCGAAGGCCTCCGCCTACACTACCCTGACCTGAGGACGGAGATGGTGGGGGACGGGCAGGAGATCAAAGCCGGCGGCAAGACGCTGAAGTTCATCGATACTCCCATGCTCCATTGGCCAGATTCGATGTTTACCTATGTTGAGGAGGACAAGGTTCTATTCAGCATGGATGCCTTCGGCCAGCACTTCGCCACCTCCAAACGATTCAATGACGAGGTCGACCAGGGTGCCCTGTTCCAGGAGGCAGCCAAGTACTATGCCAACATCATCCTTCCATTCAACGCGCAGGTCCGCCAGACCATCAAGAAGGCCCAGGACATCGACATCAAGATCCTGGCAACCGCTCATGGGGTGATATGGAGGACCGGCTTGGACAAAATCCTATCTCTGTACACGGAGTGGTCCTCCGCTCATACGGGGGAGAAAGCGGTGGTGGTCTACGACACCATGTGGAACAGCACCCGAATCATGGCCGATGAAATCGCCGAGGGCATAGCCTCCGAGGGGGTATCGGTCGAGGTGCTGAAGCTTACATCCACCGATCGGAGCGAGGTCATGATGAAGGTCCTGGAAGCGCGGGCAGTGGTCGTCGGTACGCCCACTCTGAATAACACCATGTATCCTTCGGTGGCGGACATGGTCTATTATATGAAGGGTCTGAGGCCGACCGGGCGTCTCGGCGCGGTGTTCGGCTCCTACGGCTGGGCCGGAGGGGCGACCAAGCAGGTGCATGATCTGATGAAAGGCGGAGGGCTGGAGATGCCTTTTGAGGACCTGCAGGTCCGGTACATACCGCACGACGAGGAAAGGAGAAAGTGCCGGGAGTACGGAAGGCAAATAGCTATGAAGATTATGGATATGTCCGCGGGGAAGGACCGAACGGCCAATGAGGCTTGA
- a CDS encoding dihydrolipoyl dehydrogenase, with amino-acid sequence MEEYDIIIVGSGAGMNIVDPAVNAGQKVALVENGPLGGTCLNRGCIPSKMWIYPADVIREMENASRLGIAARVESIDFDLIRRRMWDVVLHDRGHIEEAIKMDPRMRLYHVEGRFIGDHTMAVGDEVIHAPKIVIAAGARSYIPPIPGLEKVSYRTSENLFDIIALPRSMIMIGGGYKSCEFAHFFSAMGCKVSIIQRNVRLLPDEEPEMSFVVRKELGKHVAISTDQAVTEVKAVPDGVEVERRDRGTGAVVSEQAEMLFVGTGMQSNADLLNVKATGVEVDELGYVKVDSYLRTTAPGIWALGDITGKHMYRHTANYESQVVWYNMNNAEPAETDEHAIPHAIYTYPTVGSVGLTEEQAKIGGLKYLTGYSRYAMVAKGSAMADDTGLVKVVVEKGTRRILGAHIVGKDADLLVQQMVYLMNAGDQSYMPMARSQVIHPALSEVLISALGRLSDPEHLEHEHVH; translated from the coding sequence GTGGAAGAGTACGATATCATCATCGTCGGGTCTGGAGCGGGAATGAACATCGTCGATCCAGCGGTCAATGCTGGGCAGAAGGTCGCTCTGGTGGAGAACGGTCCCCTAGGGGGCACCTGCCTTAACCGGGGGTGCATTCCATCGAAGATGTGGATCTACCCCGCCGACGTCATCAGGGAGATGGAGAACGCTTCCCGTCTCGGTATCGCCGCCCGGGTGGAGAGCATCGATTTCGACCTGATACGAAGGCGGATGTGGGATGTCGTTCTGCATGACCGGGGACACATCGAAGAAGCGATCAAGATGGATCCCCGTATGCGACTTTACCATGTTGAGGGCAGGTTCATCGGGGACCACACCATGGCTGTAGGTGACGAGGTTATTCACGCCCCCAAGATCGTCATCGCCGCCGGAGCCCGCTCATACATACCACCTATCCCCGGCCTGGAAAAGGTATCGTATCGGACATCGGAGAACCTCTTCGATATCATCGCTCTACCTCGCAGCATGATTATGATCGGTGGGGGGTACAAGTCCTGTGAGTTCGCCCACTTCTTTTCGGCCATGGGGTGCAAGGTCTCGATCATCCAAAGGAACGTGCGGCTCCTTCCGGACGAGGAACCGGAGATGAGCTTCGTAGTGAGGAAGGAGCTGGGGAAGCATGTCGCCATCTCGACCGATCAGGCGGTGACGGAGGTCAAGGCCGTCCCCGATGGCGTCGAGGTCGAAAGGCGGGACCGAGGGACGGGAGCGGTGGTCAGCGAGCAGGCGGAGATGTTGTTCGTGGGTACGGGGATGCAGAGCAACGCCGACCTGCTGAACGTCAAGGCGACAGGGGTGGAGGTCGACGAGCTAGGCTATGTCAAGGTCGATAGCTATCTGAGGACCACCGCTCCGGGAATCTGGGCCCTGGGGGACATCACCGGGAAGCACATGTATCGGCACACCGCCAACTACGAGAGCCAGGTCGTGTGGTACAACATGAACAATGCCGAGCCGGCGGAGACCGATGAGCATGCCATCCCCCATGCCATCTATACCTATCCCACAGTGGGGAGCGTGGGACTGACCGAGGAGCAGGCGAAGATAGGCGGTCTGAAGTACCTCACCGGCTACAGCCGGTATGCCATGGTGGCCAAGGGGAGCGCCATGGCCGACGACACCGGGCTGGTCAAGGTGGTGGTGGAGAAGGGCACCCGGCGCATCCTCGGGGCGCACATCGTCGGCAAGGACGCGGACCTGCTGGTCCAGCAGATGGTGTATCTTATGAACGCCGGGGACCAATCATACATGCCCATGGCCCGTAGCCAGGTCATACATCCGGCCCTTAGCGAGGTGCTGATCTCCGCTCTCGGTCGGCTGTCCGATCCCGAGCACCTGGAGCATGAGCACGTACACTGA
- a CDS encoding PHP-associated domain-containing protein: MGKADTHVHTKYSGLHRMGVLRFPESVSDPKDVIEHARSAGMNVVCITDHNSIAGAKKARELGASIDGIEVVMGEEVSTADGEVIGLFLEEEIPAGLPIQDTIDRIRSQDGLVIAPHPFSLHCPCLGERINELDVDGIEVLNGGHIDNYANPRAEKAAQGGKFARMGGSDSHYLKTIGITYTNFDGTTAEELRKAILNKRTSAGGRVMPLDKAIAWSVSVVLESDRLIVRSMFGLDRELTDDPIHDLVHKMKLGQKLGALVGSFVYFLPPVPYLVGIASKKVLHHKGDEQRSGNGSGLGHLGLFD, encoded by the coding sequence ATGGGAAAAGCGGACACCCACGTCCATACCAAGTACTCCGGGCTGCACAGAATGGGAGTGTTACGGTTCCCCGAATCGGTCTCTGATCCGAAGGATGTGATCGAGCACGCACGTTCGGCGGGCATGAACGTGGTGTGCATTACCGACCATAATTCCATTGCCGGGGCCAAGAAGGCGCGGGAGCTCGGGGCGTCCATCGACGGCATCGAAGTGGTCATGGGCGAGGAGGTCAGCACTGCCGACGGAGAGGTCATCGGGTTGTTCCTGGAGGAGGAGATCCCCGCCGGCCTGCCCATACAGGACACTATCGATCGCATTCGTTCCCAGGATGGGCTGGTCATCGCTCCCCATCCATTCAGCCTCCACTGCCCCTGCCTCGGCGAGAGGATTAACGAGCTGGACGTGGACGGGATCGAGGTGCTCAACGGGGGGCACATCGATAACTACGCTAACCCTCGCGCGGAGAAGGCCGCCCAAGGCGGCAAGTTCGCCCGCATGGGGGGCTCCGATTCCCACTACCTGAAGACCATCGGCATCACCTATACCAATTTCGATGGTACCACCGCCGAAGAGCTGAGAAAGGCGATCCTGAACAAGAGGACCTCAGCCGGCGGAAGGGTCATGCCCTTGGACAAAGCCATCGCCTGGAGCGTGAGCGTCGTCCTGGAATCGGACCGACTGATCGTGCGTTCGATGTTCGGCCTGGACCGAGAGCTCACCGATGACCCCATCCACGACCTGGTGCACAAGATGAAGCTGGGGCAGAAGCTCGGGGCGCTGGTCGGCTCGTTCGTCTACTTCCTGCCACCCGTCCCCTACCTTGTAGGTATTGCCAGCAAAAAGGTGCTGCACCACAAGGGGGACGAGCAACGATCGGGCAACGGCAGCGGCCTGGGCCACCTGGGCCTTTTCGATTGA
- a CDS encoding DedA family protein codes for MDYLAGLIAWAVQVIMDLIQATGYPGIVMLMALESMCLPVPSEVVLPFAGALVSLGRLSITGDTLIDSLLVAVAGTIGCTIGSTLAYLVGLKGGRPFIIKYGRYVRMNEKHLDLAECWFHKYGDWAVFGSRLLPVVRTFISLPAGIARMPFKRFVLLSAVGSLPWCLLLTYIGVVLGDNWESVEALYRPFEIIVVIGIAALIVYYVWRWRTSKKVCSP; via the coding sequence ATGGACTATCTAGCAGGGTTGATCGCATGGGCCGTCCAGGTGATCATGGATCTCATCCAGGCCACAGGATATCCCGGCATCGTCATGCTGATGGCTTTGGAGAGCATGTGCCTCCCCGTTCCCAGCGAAGTAGTCCTGCCCTTCGCCGGGGCCCTCGTGTCCCTCGGCCGTTTGAGCATTACTGGCGATACCCTGATTGATTCTTTGCTGGTCGCCGTCGCGGGGACCATTGGATGCACTATCGGCTCTACCCTCGCCTACCTTGTCGGCCTCAAAGGAGGCCGCCCGTTCATCATCAAGTACGGTCGGTACGTCAGGATGAACGAAAAGCACCTGGATCTGGCGGAGTGTTGGTTCCATAAGTACGGTGACTGGGCGGTCTTCGGATCGCGCCTTTTGCCAGTGGTCAGGACGTTCATCTCGCTTCCCGCGGGGATCGCCCGCATGCCGTTCAAGCGCTTTGTCCTCCTATCCGCGGTCGGATCCCTGCCGTGGTGCCTTCTGCTAACATATATCGGCGTGGTCTTGGGCGATAACTGGGAGAGCGTGGAGGCCCTCTATCGCCCGTTCGAGATCATCGTGGTCATCGGCATCGCCGCCCTGATCGTTTATTATGTGTGGAGATGGAGGACCTCGAAGAAGGTCTGTTCTCCCTAG
- a CDS encoding ribosome biogenesis/translation initiation ATPase RLI, whose amino-acid sequence MRIAVLLKDHCQPKKCNAECRNYCPKVRTGVEAVVIGDGGRPIISEELCAGCGICVHKCPFEAIKIIGLPEELKSDLMHQYGLNGFRIYRLPVPKRGLVTGILGPNGIGKTTSIKLLSGEETPNFGEFENPPSREEVLARLSGTELGDYLTKVYAGNVRTALKPQYVDKLPKVVKGVVRDLLSKVAERMTVDQAADLLDLKEVIDRPLDKLSGGELQRVAIAASLMKDADTYFFDEPSSYLDIYQRIKVARLIQQLAEEKQVVVIEHDLAILDFLADNAYLVYGSEGAYGVFAQPRQVRIAINTYLDGYMREENIRFRDTQIRFESHPPRDSQVTAHLLDYPHLECDFKEFKLTAEPGSIKIGESIGVVGPNAIGKTTFVKMLAGIQEPTLGKVDKNVKVSYKPQYITPDFDGSVMDLFMVTNHEFFQSGFFESEIAHPLMLKRLYEKNVNTLSGGELQRVAIAICLAKEADMYLLDEPSAYLDSNQRMEAAKTVRRVMEKRGRSALIVDHDIYFLDMVSDSIMVFSGHPGREGHANGPFDMRAGMNMFLKGVDVTFRRDNDTNRPRINKPGSRLDREQKERGEYYYSQA is encoded by the coding sequence ATGCGCATAGCCGTACTGCTGAAGGACCACTGCCAACCCAAGAAGTGCAACGCTGAGTGCAGGAACTACTGTCCAAAGGTGCGCACCGGAGTGGAGGCGGTGGTCATAGGGGACGGCGGACGGCCGATCATATCGGAGGAGCTTTGCGCGGGCTGCGGCATCTGCGTGCACAAGTGCCCATTCGAGGCCATCAAGATCATTGGCCTGCCCGAGGAGCTGAAGTCCGACCTAATGCACCAGTATGGCCTGAACGGTTTCCGTATCTATCGCCTTCCGGTGCCCAAGAGGGGGCTGGTGACCGGTATCCTCGGACCGAACGGTATCGGGAAGACGACATCCATCAAGCTGTTGTCGGGGGAGGAGACTCCCAACTTCGGCGAGTTCGAGAACCCGCCCAGCCGGGAAGAGGTTCTGGCGCGGCTCTCGGGAACAGAGCTCGGCGATTACCTGACCAAGGTCTACGCTGGTAACGTACGGACGGCGCTGAAGCCGCAGTACGTGGACAAGTTACCCAAGGTGGTCAAGGGCGTGGTCCGGGACCTGCTGTCCAAGGTGGCCGAGAGGATGACCGTGGACCAGGCCGCCGACCTATTGGACCTGAAGGAGGTCATCGACCGCCCCCTGGACAAGCTCTCCGGGGGCGAGTTGCAGCGGGTAGCCATCGCCGCTTCGCTGATGAAGGACGCCGATACATACTTCTTCGACGAGCCTTCCTCATACCTGGATATCTACCAGCGCATCAAGGTCGCCCGACTCATCCAGCAGCTGGCGGAGGAGAAGCAGGTGGTAGTCATCGAGCACGACCTGGCCATCCTGGACTTCCTGGCGGATAACGCCTATCTGGTGTACGGCTCGGAGGGCGCCTACGGTGTGTTCGCTCAACCGCGCCAGGTGCGCATCGCCATCAACACCTACCTTGATGGCTACATGCGAGAGGAAAACATCCGCTTCCGCGATACCCAGATCCGGTTCGAGTCTCATCCCCCACGCGACAGCCAGGTAACCGCTCACCTGTTAGACTACCCTCATCTGGAGTGCGACTTCAAAGAGTTCAAGCTGACGGCGGAGCCGGGGTCCATCAAGATCGGCGAATCGATCGGCGTGGTCGGGCCCAATGCCATCGGAAAAACGACCTTCGTGAAGATGCTGGCCGGAATCCAGGAGCCGACTCTGGGCAAGGTGGACAAGAACGTCAAAGTATCATATAAACCGCAGTACATCACCCCGGACTTCGACGGTTCAGTCATGGATCTGTTCATGGTGACGAACCACGAGTTCTTCCAGTCCGGCTTCTTCGAGAGCGAGATAGCCCATCCTCTAATGCTCAAGAGACTCTACGAGAAGAACGTCAACACCCTGTCGGGAGGAGAGCTCCAGAGAGTAGCCATCGCCATCTGCCTGGCCAAGGAGGCGGACATGTACCTGCTAGATGAGCCATCGGCCTATCTCGATTCCAACCAGAGGATGGAGGCGGCCAAGACGGTGCGGCGGGTCATGGAGAAGCGGGGTCGGAGCGCCCTCATCGTCGATCACGACATCTACTTCTTGGACATGGTCTCCGACTCCATAATGGTGTTCTCAGGTCACCCCGGAAGGGAGGGGCATGCCAACGGCCCGTTCGACATGCGGGCGGGCATGAACATGTTCCTCAAGGGCGTCGACGTGACCTTTAGGCGGGACAACGACACCAACCGCCCGCGGATCAACAAGCCCGGCTCCAGGCTGGACCGGGAGCAGAAGGAGAGGGGCGAGTACTACTACTCACAGGCCTAG
- the metG gene encoding methionine--tRNA ligase, with protein MVKVLVCVAWPYANAPIHLGHVAGSLLPPDIFSKYHRLIGNEVLMVSGSDQHGTPITVKAEKEGVTPEVIAERYHEINKRAIEGLDIEFSLFTKTHTENHFEVVDDVFLTLRDKGYLYKKGTQQYYCPRCAKFLPDRYVEGRCPSCGNEKARGDQCEKCGKTFEGGELEDATCLHCNTEPEMRETEHYFLKLSEFQQPLLDWVEGKENWKSSVRLFTRNWLEAGLQDRPITRDMAWGIPVPIPGWEGKVVYVWFDAVIGYLSASKEWAKMVGRPDAWKAYWEDPSVRSYYFLGKDNIPFHTIIWPAMLMGYGNLNLPYDVPANEFLTFKGDKLSKSRGNSIDIPSMLQKFEVDAIRYYVAVNMPENKDSDFSWADFETKVNNELVATLGNFYHRVMSFTYKHYGMVPEYVGSDVDRREVWDAIETARKQVASDLEACEFKRALKGIMDLAQFGNRYFDGVGPWALIKKDRVACGSALNLNLELVKALAIMSYPFMPRSARGAWKLLGQEGELEAAGWKAIDVPLHGGQKMLEPKPLFSKIIVEKDDASSAFNGFTTLNLKVGQIIEAGNHPNADSLLLMQVDIGRKVQIVAGLKAYYSPEELKGRKVVVVSNLKPAKLRGYESQGMLLAAEAGELVTLLSPPTDAKPGDAVNSGMVPGEKQIEFKDFQKLVLKIGTVTGKGKVDIGREIRCQCPDVAEGAKVAVFLPSPDAEEGLAFFTMDGAPVVADPRLPSGATVR; from the coding sequence ATGGTAAAGGTCCTAGTATGCGTCGCCTGGCCATATGCGAACGCCCCCATCCACCTGGGGCACGTGGCCGGTTCCCTCCTGCCCCCCGACATATTCTCCAAGTATCACCGACTGATCGGCAACGAGGTGCTCATGGTGTCCGGTTCCGACCAGCATGGAACGCCCATTACCGTTAAGGCCGAGAAGGAGGGGGTGACCCCCGAGGTCATCGCCGAGCGGTACCATGAGATCAACAAGCGGGCGATCGAAGGCTTAGATATCGAGTTCTCGCTCTTCACCAAGACCCACACGGAAAACCACTTCGAGGTCGTGGACGACGTGTTCCTGACCTTGAGGGATAAGGGATACCTTTACAAGAAGGGCACCCAGCAGTACTATTGCCCGCGATGCGCGAAGTTCCTACCCGACCGCTACGTGGAGGGAAGGTGCCCCTCCTGCGGCAACGAGAAGGCAAGGGGCGATCAGTGCGAAAAATGCGGGAAGACCTTCGAGGGCGGGGAGCTGGAGGATGCGACCTGCTTGCACTGCAACACCGAGCCGGAGATGAGGGAGACCGAGCACTATTTCCTCAAACTCTCGGAGTTCCAGCAACCTCTCCTCGACTGGGTGGAGGGCAAAGAGAACTGGAAGTCCTCGGTCAGGCTGTTCACCAGGAACTGGTTGGAGGCTGGGCTGCAGGACCGCCCCATAACCCGGGATATGGCCTGGGGGATCCCGGTGCCCATCCCTGGCTGGGAGGGTAAGGTCGTCTATGTGTGGTTCGACGCGGTCATAGGTTATCTATCGGCGTCCAAGGAGTGGGCCAAGATGGTCGGACGGCCTGATGCGTGGAAAGCGTATTGGGAGGACCCCTCGGTGCGCAGCTACTACTTCCTGGGAAAGGATAACATCCCATTCCATACAATCATCTGGCCGGCGATGCTCATGGGTTACGGAAATCTAAACCTCCCCTATGACGTCCCGGCCAACGAGTTCCTGACCTTCAAGGGCGATAAGCTTTCCAAGAGCCGCGGGAACAGCATCGACATCCCCTCCATGTTGCAGAAGTTCGAGGTCGACGCCATCCGCTACTACGTGGCGGTCAACATGCCCGAGAACAAGGACTCCGACTTCTCGTGGGCGGACTTCGAGACCAAGGTCAACAATGAGCTGGTGGCCACGCTCGGCAACTTCTACCATCGGGTCATGAGCTTCACCTACAAGCACTATGGCATGGTGCCGGAATACGTGGGCTCGGACGTCGACCGTAGGGAGGTCTGGGATGCCATCGAGACCGCCCGCAAACAGGTCGCTTCTGACCTAGAGGCATGCGAGTTCAAGCGCGCGCTGAAGGGGATAATGGACCTGGCCCAGTTCGGCAACCGATACTTCGACGGGGTCGGGCCGTGGGCACTGATAAAGAAGGACCGGGTGGCCTGCGGTTCCGCGTTGAACCTGAACCTCGAGTTGGTGAAGGCCCTGGCGATCATGAGCTATCCGTTCATGCCCCGCTCGGCCCGGGGGGCTTGGAAGCTCCTGGGGCAGGAAGGCGAGCTGGAAGCGGCGGGCTGGAAGGCCATTGATGTCCCTCTCCATGGTGGACAGAAGATGCTGGAGCCCAAGCCCCTGTTCTCGAAGATCATCGTTGAAAAGGATGATGCCAGCTCGGCGTTCAACGGATTTACAACCCTTAATCTCAAGGTCGGCCAGATCATCGAGGCGGGAAATCATCCCAACGCCGACTCCCTGCTGCTCATGCAGGTCGACATCGGCAGGAAGGTGCAGATCGTGGCCGGGCTCAAGGCATACTACTCTCCTGAGGAACTGAAAGGCCGCAAGGTCGTAGTGGTCTCCAATCTCAAGCCCGCCAAGCTGAGGGGATATGAGTCGCAGGGCATGCTCCTGGCCGCCGAGGCTGGGGAACTAGTGACGCTGCTCTCCCCGCCGACGGACGCCAAACCCGGCGACGCGGTCAACAGCGGCATGGTCCCGGGGGAGAAGCAGATCGAGTTCAAAGACTTCCAAAAGCTTGTCCTCAAGATCGGCACGGTGACCGGCAAGGGTAAGGTAGACATCGGCCGCGAGATCAGGTGCCAATGTCCGGATGTCGCCGAGGGGGCCAAGGTTGCGGTGTTCCTGCCCTCCCCCGATGCAGAGGAGGGCCTGGCGTTCTTCACCATGGACGGCGCACCGGTGGTGGCTGATCCCAGGTTACCCAGCGGGGCCACTGTACGATGA
- a CDS encoding CBS domain-containing protein, with the protein MVIMELSEIRKLRQKAGISQTELARKAGVSQAHIAKIESGKVDPRFSTVERIMRCLKEEEKDHCSKYMTETIFGVQADDTVSTAAGIMSARGVSQLIVFRGEAIVGLLTEEDLLRFKGDPQITPASEVMSDPPPTVSKNTSSDTVKELLLEFPAVVVVDQDRAAGILTKSDLIKR; encoded by the coding sequence ATGGTTATAATGGAGCTCTCTGAGATCAGGAAGCTGAGGCAGAAGGCGGGCATCTCCCAGACTGAGCTCGCCAGGAAAGCGGGTGTGTCCCAGGCTCATATCGCCAAGATCGAGAGCGGGAAGGTCGACCCTCGATTCTCCACCGTGGAGCGCATCATGCGGTGCTTGAAAGAGGAGGAGAAGGACCACTGCTCCAAATACATGACCGAGACCATCTTCGGGGTGCAGGCCGATGACACCGTCTCCACGGCGGCCGGGATCATGAGCGCCAGAGGAGTGTCGCAGCTCATAGTGTTCCGTGGGGAGGCCATAGTCGGCCTCCTCACCGAGGAGGACCTTCTGCGGTTCAAAGGGGACCCTCAGATCACTCCGGCCAGCGAGGTGATGAGTGACCCCCCGCCCACAGTCTCCAAAAACACCAGTTCCGACACGGTGAAGGAGCTGCTGTTGGAGTTTCCCGCGGTGGTGGTGGTCGACCAGGACAGGGCTGCGGGCATCTTGACCAAGTCCGACCTCATCAAGCGTTAG